A single window of Ignavibacteriales bacterium DNA harbors:
- the dnaK gene encoding molecular chaperone DnaK has translation MGKIIGIDLGTTNSCVAVMEGNEPVVIPNSEGGRTTPSVIAFTKSGERLIGQPGKRQAVTNPQNTIFSIKRFMGRKREEVDVEAKEVPYKVVAGDNGSARVEIGDRLYSPPEISAMVLQKMKKTAEDYLGQEVTEAVITVPAYFNDAQRQATKDAGEIAGLKVKRIINEPTAAALAYGLDKKHKEELVAVYDLGGGTFDISILQLGEGVFEVKSTNGDTHLGGDDFDQRLIDYLADEFQKQEGIDLRKDPMALQRLKEASEKAKIELSSSVQTDVNLPFITATQDGPKHLNINLSRAKFEQLIDDLIQRTVGPCERAIKDAGVSTSQIDEVILVGGSTRVPKVQELVKSLFGREPHKGVNPDEVVAIGAAIQGGVLAGDVKDVLLLDVTPLSLGIETLGGVFTKLIEANTTIPTKKSEVFSTASDNQPSVEIHILQGERPMAVDNRTLGKFHLDGIPPAPRGIPQVEVTFDIDANGILHVAAKDKATSKEQSIRITSSSGLSKDEVEKMRQTAKEHAAEDKKKKEAVEVKNQADNLIFQTKKQIEEMKDKITSEQKNQLESEIKKVEEAIASNDTDRIKTATDGLTKVWNEISQKLYAQQGPTPGAQGGEPSEGQPQGEPQQKSTSDKKDEKNVEDASYEVVDDDKK, from the coding sequence ATGGGAAAAATTATAGGAATTGATCTTGGAACAACGAATTCGTGCGTTGCGGTTATGGAAGGAAACGAACCGGTAGTAATTCCAAATTCGGAAGGTGGAAGAACGACTCCATCTGTTATTGCATTTACAAAATCCGGTGAAAGATTGATCGGGCAGCCGGGAAAACGTCAGGCTGTTACTAATCCACAAAACACAATCTTTTCGATCAAACGATTTATGGGAAGAAAAAGAGAAGAAGTTGATGTTGAAGCAAAGGAAGTTCCATACAAAGTTGTTGCTGGTGATAACGGATCCGCAAGAGTTGAGATTGGCGACAGATTATATTCGCCACCGGAAATTAGTGCAATGGTTTTGCAAAAAATGAAAAAAACCGCGGAGGATTATCTTGGTCAGGAAGTTACTGAAGCTGTAATTACTGTACCGGCATATTTTAATGATGCACAGCGCCAGGCAACAAAAGACGCCGGTGAGATTGCCGGATTGAAAGTGAAGAGAATTATAAATGAACCGACAGCAGCGGCTCTTGCATATGGATTAGACAAAAAACATAAGGAAGAACTTGTTGCAGTTTATGATCTTGGCGGCGGAACATTTGATATTTCGATTTTGCAGTTAGGCGAAGGTGTATTTGAAGTTAAATCAACAAATGGAGATACACATCTTGGCGGTGATGATTTTGATCAAAGATTAATTGACTATCTCGCTGATGAATTTCAGAAACAGGAAGGAATTGATCTGCGAAAAGATCCAATGGCTCTTCAGCGTTTAAAGGAAGCTTCTGAAAAAGCAAAGATTGAACTCTCGTCATCAGTTCAGACGGATGTTAATTTACCGTTTATTACTGCTACACAAGATGGACCAAAGCATTTAAATATTAATCTCTCAAGAGCAAAATTTGAGCAGCTGATTGATGATCTGATTCAGAGAACAGTTGGACCATGTGAACGTGCAATTAAAGATGCAGGCGTTTCAACTTCTCAGATTGATGAAGTTATCTTAGTGGGCGGTTCAACAAGAGTCCCAAAAGTTCAAGAACTTGTTAAAAGTCTTTTTGGAAGAGAACCGCATAAAGGTGTAAACCCGGATGAAGTAGTAGCAATCGGTGCAGCAATACAGGGTGGTGTTCTTGCAGGTGATGTTAAAGATGTTCTTCTGCTCGATGTTACACCTCTTTCACTTGGTATTGAAACTCTTGGCGGCGTCTTTACAAAATTAATTGAAGCGAATACGACTATTCCGACTAAGAAGAGTGAAGTATTTTCAACAGCATCAGATAATCAGCCGTCTGTGGAAATCCATATTCTTCAGGGTGAACGTCCGATGGCAGTTGATAATAGAACCTTAGGGAAATTTCATTTGGATGGAATTCCGCCGGCACCACGTGGTATTCCTCAAGTTGAAGTAACTTTCGATATTGATGCTAACGGAATTCTTCATGTAGCGGCTAAAGATAAAGCCACAAGCAAAGAACAAAGTATTAGAATCACTTCTTCAAGCGGACTATCTAAAGATGAAGTTGAGAAGATGAGGCAGACTGCAAAAGAACATGCGGCGGAAGATAAAAAGAAGAAAGAAGCTGTTGAAGTAAAGAATCAAGCGGATAATCTGATCTTCCAAACAAAGAAACAAATCGAAGAGATGAAAGACAAAATTACATCGGAACAGAAAAACCAGCTTGAAAGTGAAATAAAGAAAGTTGAAGAAGCAATTGCATCAAACGATACGGATAGAATAAAAACTGCAACTGATGGATTGACCAAAGTATGGAATGAAATTTCGCAAAAGTTATATGCTCAGCAAGGTCCAACACCCGGAGCGCAAGGCGGAGAACCATCTGAAGGTCAGCCACAAGGTGAACCGCAGCAGAAGTCGACTTCAGATAAAAAAGATGAAAAGAATGTTGAAGACGCATCTTATGAAGTCGTTGATGATGATAAAAAATAA
- the tsaB gene encoding tRNA (adenosine(37)-N6)-threonylcarbamoyltransferase complex dimerization subunit type 1 TsaB: protein MNELFPILALETSGTLCSVALYLDINKFIELNYLEKHVHSQKLIGMIDTVLKISDIELNKIKSIAVSMGPGSFTGLRIGLSAAKGIAFGAALPIIPVPTFDAFAHQIAEYLPDQSRFAIAVGANIEEAYFARYFKKGIKVEILEELKLIEKINLENLVASDEMVYGNFGKSTKLNVPDGPTAKAIGEWAYLYGQDLLTFDQDYLEPNYFKKFIVRAKK from the coding sequence ATGAATGAATTATTTCCAATATTGGCTTTAGAGACTTCTGGTACACTGTGCAGTGTAGCTTTATATCTGGACATAAATAAATTTATTGAATTGAACTATTTGGAAAAACATGTTCATTCACAAAAATTAATTGGTATGATCGATACCGTTCTAAAAATTTCTGATATTGAACTAAATAAAATCAAATCAATTGCAGTTTCGATGGGACCCGGGTCGTTTACCGGATTAAGAATTGGGCTTTCTGCTGCTAAAGGAATTGCATTTGGGGCAGCATTGCCTATTATACCTGTACCAACATTCGATGCATTCGCTCACCAAATTGCAGAATATCTTCCGGATCAATCGAGATTTGCAATTGCCGTCGGTGCAAATATTGAAGAAGCTTATTTTGCTCGATATTTTAAAAAAGGAATTAAAGTTGAAATACTAGAAGAACTTAAATTAATTGAGAAAATTAATTTAGAAAATCTGGTCGCTTCGGATGAAATGGTTTATGGAAACTTTGGAAAATCTACAAAATTAAATGTACCGGATGGTCCAACTGCAAAAGCAATTGGTGAATGGGCTTATTTATATGGTCAGGATTTATTAACTTTTGATCAGGATTATCTCGAACCAAATTATTTTAAGAAATTTATAGTTAGGGCAAAGAAATGA
- a CDS encoding DUF1573 domain-containing protein has product MKRITFFFLLSFTATLFAQIVAPRISVKTDRHDFGTITESEVVTHNFEIQNTGTAELVISQVRASCGCTAAKPGKMKLKPGEKTFVKVEFNSENRLGPQEKFVYVSSNDPVNPEYKLSFTGVVVDKNLASKNGVNPKLTLNKSTYDFGNVEEGKIVNVKLGFKNEGKSVLLINDVKTSCGCTAALLSSKSLKPDESGTIRIELDTANREGKLTRTVTLYSNDPQNPNQTITLFVNIEKRKS; this is encoded by the coding sequence ATGAAAAGAATTACTTTTTTTTTCCTTTTAAGTTTTACAGCAACCTTATTTGCACAGATAGTCGCTCCGAGAATCAGTGTAAAGACAGATCGCCACGATTTTGGCACAATCACTGAATCCGAAGTGGTTACGCACAATTTTGAAATTCAAAATACCGGAACAGCTGAGCTTGTGATTAGTCAAGTTAGAGCCTCATGCGGCTGTACTGCGGCAAAACCGGGTAAAATGAAACTGAAACCGGGAGAAAAAACTTTTGTAAAGGTTGAGTTCAATTCCGAAAACCGTTTGGGACCTCAAGAAAAATTTGTTTATGTCTCTTCTAATGATCCCGTAAATCCGGAATACAAACTTTCATTTACCGGAGTAGTGGTTGATAAAAACTTAGCCTCCAAAAATGGTGTAAATCCTAAACTTACTCTTAATAAATCAACTTATGATTTCGGAAATGTTGAAGAAGGAAAAATTGTAAATGTCAAATTAGGATTTAAGAACGAAGGCAAAAGTGTACTTTTAATTAATGATGTAAAAACATCATGCGGATGTACCGCCGCCTTGTTAAGCAGTAAATCACTAAAACCGGATGAATCCGGAACTATTAGAATCGAATTAGACACTGCGAACCGTGAAGGAAAGTTGACTCGTACCGTCACTCTTTACTCAAACGATCCTCAAAATCCGAATCAAACAATCACTTTATTTGTGAACATTGAAAAGAGAAAATCTTAA
- the def gene encoding peptide deformylase, whose translation MAIVPISIYGDKILRQKAQPVKEVTDDIIRKIKNMFDTMRNANGIGLAANQVGYRESIFVLDLDGADGYEKFKPIVMINPKILLQSDEKSFKEEGCLSLPNLHANVLRSDQIKIQFMDTDEKEVEMEADAMLARVILHEYDHLIGKMIPDRVAEDIKQKLSAELSNIMNREVEIEYPITEG comes from the coding sequence ATGGCAATTGTACCAATATCAATTTATGGTGATAAGATTTTACGGCAGAAAGCCCAGCCGGTAAAAGAAGTCACCGATGACATTATCAGAAAAATTAAGAACATGTTTGATACGATGCGCAATGCCAATGGAATTGGACTTGCAGCAAACCAAGTGGGTTATAGAGAATCTATATTTGTTTTAGATCTCGATGGAGCAGACGGTTATGAAAAATTTAAACCGATTGTGATGATTAACCCCAAAATACTTCTTCAATCTGATGAAAAATCTTTTAAAGAAGAAGGGTGCCTGAGTCTTCCTAATTTACATGCTAATGTTCTTCGTTCAGACCAAATTAAAATCCAATTTATGGATACGGATGAAAAAGAAGTTGAAATGGAAGCAGATGCTATGCTGGCTCGCGTAATTCTGCATGAGTATGATCACTTAATTGGGAAGATGATCCCGGACCGCGTTGCCGAAGATATAAAACAAAAGCTTTCTGCTGAATTATCGAACATTATGAATAGGGAAGTTGAGATTGAATATCCGATCACTGAAGGATAA
- a CDS encoding biotin--[acetyl-CoA-carboxylase] ligase produces the protein MFKIEEFDIKLDTDYIGRNFIYSDEVESTNAMLLASKESNQNGTVLLAEFQSKGRGRKEREWISSSGQNLTFSILLKGEFKEQKIHLINLSAAIAVAQSIENLFQLNVELKWPNDVLIHKKKIAGILLESISKGNKISRIVVGIGINVNQPNFPGQFEIPPTSVRKEFHSIVSREKLLSEVLNNFEEMLEVSKRSGKKVLTDWRNRCKMIGEKIKIVDGDKTKVGIFDDIDENGFLVLRIGDKLEKIHYGDVSLR, from the coding sequence TTGTTCAAGATCGAAGAGTTTGATATCAAGCTTGATACCGATTACATTGGTAGAAATTTTATTTACAGTGACGAGGTTGAATCTACGAATGCAATGTTATTAGCGAGTAAGGAATCAAACCAGAACGGAACAGTTCTTCTTGCAGAATTTCAAAGCAAAGGGCGCGGTAGAAAAGAAAGAGAATGGATTAGCAGCAGCGGGCAAAATCTTACATTCTCCATTTTGCTAAAAGGTGAATTCAAGGAGCAGAAAATTCATTTGATAAACTTAAGCGCTGCGATTGCAGTTGCTCAATCCATAGAAAATCTTTTTCAACTCAACGTTGAACTTAAATGGCCAAATGATGTTTTAATCCATAAGAAAAAAATTGCCGGAATTCTGCTCGAATCAATTTCTAAAGGAAATAAAATAAGCAGAATTGTTGTGGGAATTGGAATAAACGTGAATCAGCCGAACTTCCCGGGTCAGTTTGAAATTCCACCAACTTCCGTGAGAAAGGAATTTCATTCAATTGTAAGCAGAGAAAAATTACTTAGTGAAGTACTTAACAATTTTGAAGAAATGCTTGAAGTATCTAAACGATCCGGCAAAAAAGTTTTAACCGATTGGCGCAATCGTTGTAAAATGATTGGTGAAAAAATCAAAATTGTTGATGGCGACAAAACTAAAGTCGGCATTTTTGATGACATTGATGAAAATGGATTCTTAGTTCTTCGAATCGGCGACAAATTGGAAAAAATCCATTACGGCGATGTGAGTCTTAGATAG
- a CDS encoding Hsp20/alpha crystallin family protein gives MTLIKFEPMRDFETIHDRIQRYFDDFSSFGFNMNETFYPRIDISEDKNNISVTAEIPGVKKENIKITLQDNILTIEGEKKKESEQKDKNFYRSERMFGSFKRSFTLPEEVDSEKVDAKFENGMLQIQLKKTEARVKNEKLIELK, from the coding sequence ATGACACTTATTAAATTCGAACCCATGCGAGATTTTGAAACTATTCATGACAGAATTCAAAGATACTTTGATGATTTCTCAAGCTTTGGATTCAACATGAATGAAACTTTTTACCCGAGAATCGATATTTCGGAGGATAAGAACAATATTAGTGTAACCGCAGAAATCCCCGGAGTAAAAAAAGAAAATATCAAAATCACTTTGCAAGATAACATTTTAACAATAGAAGGGGAAAAGAAAAAAGAATCTGAACAAAAAGATAAGAACTTTTATAGAAGTGAAAGAATGTTCGGTTCATTTAAACGCTCTTTCACACTTCCGGAAGAAGTTGATTCCGAGAAGGTTGATGCCAAGTTTGAAAATGGCATGCTTCAAATACAATTGAAAAAAACGGAAGCAAGAGTAAAAAACGAGAAATTAATCGAGCTGAAGTAA
- the tsaE gene encoding tRNA (adenosine(37)-N6)-threonylcarbamoyltransferase complex ATPase subunit type 1 TsaE, which yields MEFPFSKKIKTESETIEIAKEFSKLLVPGEIVLLNGDLGSGKTFFVKNVCRQFGIENVSSPSFSIVNEYHNGKDIIHFDFYRVKKIEELYDIGFEDYIMNNETIVFIEWADMFTEILPKKNYEIELKIDNNTEREISILKHE from the coding sequence ATGGAATTTCCTTTTAGTAAAAAAATTAAAACGGAAAGTGAAACAATAGAGATCGCAAAGGAATTTTCCAAACTTCTTGTTCCAGGTGAAATTGTTCTCTTAAATGGCGATCTTGGTTCAGGTAAAACATTTTTTGTTAAGAATGTTTGCCGTCAATTCGGTATTGAAAATGTTTCTAGTCCAAGCTTCTCTATTGTAAACGAATACCACAACGGAAAAGATATTATTCATTTTGATTTTTACCGCGTAAAGAAGATTGAAGAGCTTTACGATATAGGATTTGAAGATTACATCATGAACAATGAAACGATTGTATTTATTGAGTGGGCGGATATGTTCACTGAAATTTTGCCTAAGAAGAATTATGAGATCGAATTGAAGATTGACAATAATACTGAAAGAGAAATATCGATATTAAAGCATGAATGA
- the accD gene encoding acetyl-CoA carboxylase, carboxyltransferase subunit beta, translating to MGWFTRKKENISRDSKKTDIPDGQWSKCEDCGEIIHTKQLEVNLWCCPKCNYHFRIGSDQYISLLFDKGSFKELDKKMKSGDPLEFTDTKKYSERIVATIKKSGLNDAVKTGVGKIDGKKTSFACMDFNFIGGSMGSVVGEKIARAIDAAYEEKIPMIIISQSGGARMMEGAFSLMQMAKTSSRLARNAEAKLPYISILTDPTTGGVTASYAMLGDIIVAEPKALIGFAGPRVIKQTIGKDLPEGFQKTEFQLENGFVDFIVNRKQMKEKLSQLIDYLS from the coding sequence ATGGGTTGGTTTACAAGAAAAAAAGAAAATATTTCCCGCGATAGCAAAAAGACAGATATACCGGACGGTCAATGGTCTAAATGTGAAGATTGCGGAGAAATAATTCATACAAAACAGCTTGAAGTAAATTTATGGTGTTGCCCAAAATGCAATTATCATTTTAGAATCGGAAGTGACCAATACATCTCACTTCTGTTTGATAAAGGTTCTTTTAAAGAGCTTGATAAAAAAATGAAATCCGGAGATCCGCTTGAATTCACCGATACAAAAAAATATTCTGAAAGGATTGTTGCTACAATTAAAAAAAGCGGATTGAATGATGCGGTAAAAACCGGTGTTGGCAAAATTGACGGAAAAAAAACTTCATTTGCCTGCATGGATTTTAATTTTATAGGCGGAAGCATGGGTTCCGTTGTTGGTGAAAAAATTGCGCGTGCAATTGACGCAGCCTATGAAGAAAAAATCCCTATGATAATAATAAGTCAAAGCGGCGGTGCAAGAATGATGGAAGGTGCATTCTCACTTATGCAAATGGCTAAAACAAGTTCAAGACTGGCGCGTAATGCTGAAGCAAAATTACCTTACATATCAATATTAACCGATCCAACTACAGGTGGAGTTACAGCCAGTTATGCAATGCTCGGAGATATAATTGTCGCAGAACCGAAAGCATTAATTGGTTTTGCCGGACCACGCGTTATCAAGCAAACGATAGGCAAAGATTTACCCGAAGGTTTTCAGAAGACAGAATTTCAGCTTGAGAATGGATTTGTAGATTTTATTGTAAACAGAAAACAGATGAAGGAAAAACTATCACAGTTGATAGATTACTTATCGTAA
- a CDS encoding cysteine desulfurase family protein: MRVYFDNAATTPVHPKVFEAMKPYLMGEFGNPSSIHSYGRTVRVAIEDARETVADFINANPSEIYFTSGGTEANNFAIFGITKTEFEESKRNKIITSKVEHHCVLDTFQELERNGFNVHWLNVDSESRINLSSLTDNIDKNTSLVSLMHVNNETGIINPIEEIAVSIRSKNIFFHTDAVQSFGKIPIDVKNLGVDSLCGSAHKINGPKGTGFAFVKSGTPLSPLLLGGSQERNRRGGTENVAGIVGFTQAIKIAKDSMPSNYDHAKKLKEKFIAGLATIDNNGILINSTPLTSPFILSITFKSEFYNNDSESLLMYLDINGVAASNGSACTSGTIKASHVILGMGYNPEDAAGTLRLSFNSMNKVEEVDFTLDVLSRLVKKFRK; the protein is encoded by the coding sequence ATGCGAGTATATTTCGATAACGCCGCTACAACACCGGTCCATCCAAAAGTATTTGAAGCCATGAAGCCTTACCTGATGGGTGAGTTTGGAAATCCATCTTCAATTCATTCGTATGGCAGAACAGTAAGAGTAGCAATTGAAGATGCACGCGAGACTGTTGCTGACTTTATAAATGCGAATCCGAGTGAAATTTATTTTACCAGCGGAGGTACTGAGGCAAACAATTTTGCAATCTTCGGAATAACGAAAACAGAATTTGAGGAGAGCAAACGTAATAAAATTATTACCTCAAAGGTTGAACATCATTGTGTGCTCGATACTTTTCAAGAATTAGAGAGAAATGGTTTCAATGTTCATTGGCTGAATGTTGATTCTGAATCAAGAATTAATTTGTCTTCATTAACTGACAATATTGATAAAAACACTTCCTTAGTTTCATTGATGCACGTTAATAATGAAACCGGAATAATTAATCCAATAGAAGAGATTGCGGTTTCAATCAGATCAAAAAATATTTTCTTTCATACTGACGCTGTTCAAAGTTTTGGAAAAATCCCAATAGATGTAAAAAATCTGGGAGTAGATTCTCTCTGCGGTTCGGCTCATAAAATTAATGGTCCTAAAGGAACCGGTTTTGCATTTGTAAAAAGCGGAACACCCCTTTCGCCATTGTTGTTAGGCGGTTCACAAGAACGTAACCGGCGAGGTGGAACTGAGAATGTTGCCGGAATAGTTGGATTTACGCAAGCAATTAAAATCGCTAAAGATTCAATGCCTTCAAATTATGATCATGCAAAAAAACTTAAAGAAAAATTTATTGCCGGACTTGCAACAATCGATAATAACGGGATACTAATTAACAGCACTCCGCTTACATCCCCATTCATTTTAAGTATTACATTCAAATCTGAATTTTATAATAATGATTCCGAATCTTTGTTAATGTATCTTGATATTAACGGAGTTGCCGCATCAAACGGATCGGCTTGTACTAGCGGGACGATAAAAGCTTCTCATGTAATACTCGGGATGGGATATAATCCGGAAGATGCTGCCGGTACTTTAAGGTTATCTTTTAACTCGATGAATAAAGTAGAAGAAGTTGACTTTACACTTGATGTTTTAAGTAGACTAGTAAAAAAATTCAGAAAATAG
- a CDS encoding Hsp20/alpha crystallin family protein — MTEQKEMVEVKNKRSWDEALEVESWVAPLIDIYETSEDYFLMAQMPGVSKEDVKIKLEEGHLIIMGRITFDEVINRKYVLKETETGNFYRRFKISENIDESKIDAKLDNGVLNVKLPKHERMKPKTIEIK, encoded by the coding sequence ATGACTGAACAAAAAGAAATGGTAGAAGTAAAAAATAAAAGAAGTTGGGATGAAGCTCTCGAAGTTGAATCCTGGGTAGCTCCTTTAATTGATATCTACGAAACTTCAGAAGATTATTTTCTAATGGCTCAGATGCCCGGGGTTTCCAAGGAAGATGTTAAAATTAAACTTGAAGAGGGACACCTCATAATTATGGGAAGAATCACTTTCGACGAAGTTATAAACCGTAAATATGTTCTGAAGGAAACAGAGACAGGCAACTTTTATCGTAGATTCAAAATTTCTGAAAATATTGACGAATCTAAAATTGATGCAAAGCTTGATAACGGCGTGCTCAATGTGAAACTTCCTAAACATGAAAGAATGAAACCAAAAACGATTGAAATAAAGTAA
- a CDS encoding M1 family metallopeptidase — protein sequence MKKLTAFILLILFTGLLYLADNEPNATESNNSVSINNYTDGILKSELAKVDKRANYNLDVEFDANAKKIFVKENITWINKTNSPTTEIQFHFYANGYKSNKTLFAKAFPINSETQTQTNVKTFLVNGKLAELIYFQPEIENPHDSTVAKVILDKPVLPGDSVNIFFDYSMKIPRSVKRMGYATGRNFFFVSQWFPKVGVFENGRWVCSQYHPYLNYYSDFGDYSVKIKVPKNYIVAATGVETEKSTDINSSVFKFVQSGVHDFVWLASDKILHRNETYKRKDGTQVTIQAYVQPEREKYFDRYFQTVKNCLTYFEDNIGIYPYQNVTLVDVPRTSASGGMEYPTLFTVSAELFSPKETGGPEYLVTHEFSHQFFQGLIASNEVYEAWLDEGFTSYIATKIMYHYQPEILENFKFASYIPVFGLNFLSFNDIPLIYTLVDIQMPEGSRSANSYYKNLSIGTLADTSYKLPTRLSYVVNSYNKPELVLLTLERYVGHEKMMAILKEYYNEFKYKHPNAADFISIVQNNCNEDMSWFFDEFYKSPKYFDYKITSIKQNSSDEYEVLAERLGDGSFKNDIALYTDKDTLYQKWDGTERWKLLKFRTKNKVIAAEIDPQRKNLLDINFANNSFTVEPRVWASLSLVIRLFFWIQNALVLLGSIG from the coding sequence ATGAAAAAACTTACTGCATTTATACTGTTAATTTTATTTACCGGCTTGCTTTATCTAGCGGACAATGAACCCAACGCCACAGAGTCAAATAATTCGGTCTCAATTAACAATTATACTGACGGGATACTCAAATCAGAGCTAGCTAAAGTTGATAAACGCGCAAATTATAATCTGGATGTTGAATTCGATGCTAACGCCAAAAAGATCTTTGTTAAAGAGAACATTACTTGGATAAACAAAACAAACTCACCTACAACGGAAATACAATTCCATTTTTATGCAAACGGATATAAAAGCAATAAAACACTCTTTGCTAAAGCGTTTCCAATCAATTCCGAAACTCAAACTCAAACGAATGTTAAGACATTTTTGGTGAATGGAAAATTAGCTGAATTGATTTATTTCCAACCAGAAATAGAAAATCCACACGACAGCACTGTTGCAAAAGTAATTTTAGACAAACCGGTTCTACCGGGCGATAGCGTAAATATATTTTTTGATTATTCAATGAAGATTCCCCGTTCGGTTAAAAGAATGGGTTATGCTACAGGAAGAAATTTTTTCTTTGTCTCACAGTGGTTTCCAAAAGTCGGAGTCTTTGAAAATGGGAGATGGGTATGCAGCCAATATCATCCTTACTTGAATTATTATTCAGACTTCGGCGATTACTCTGTTAAAATAAAAGTGCCGAAAAATTATATTGTTGCCGCCACCGGTGTTGAAACTGAAAAATCTACTGATATAAACTCCTCAGTATTTAAATTTGTTCAATCGGGTGTTCATGATTTTGTTTGGCTGGCTTCAGATAAAATTCTACATCGGAATGAAACATACAAACGTAAAGATGGAACTCAGGTAACAATTCAAGCATATGTACAGCCGGAGCGTGAAAAATATTTTGACCGATATTTTCAAACCGTAAAAAATTGTCTTACTTATTTTGAAGATAATATTGGAATTTATCCGTATCAAAATGTAACTCTGGTTGATGTTCCGCGCACTTCCGCCTCCGGAGGAATGGAGTATCCAACTCTTTTCACCGTTAGTGCCGAATTATTTTCCCCTAAAGAAACGGGCGGACCGGAGTATCTTGTCACACATGAATTTTCTCATCAGTTTTTCCAAGGTCTAATTGCCAGCAACGAAGTTTATGAAGCCTGGCTAGATGAAGGTTTCACATCGTATATAGCAACAAAAATAATGTATCATTATCAGCCGGAAATCTTAGAGAATTTTAAATTCGCTTCTTACATTCCAGTTTTTGGATTAAATTTTCTTTCTTTCAATGACATACCATTGATCTATACTCTTGTAGATATTCAAATGCCTGAAGGTTCAAGAAGCGCAAACTCCTACTACAAAAATTTATCTATCGGTACACTTGCCGATACTTCTTACAAACTTCCAACAAGGTTATCCTACGTTGTAAATTCTTATAATAAACCGGAACTTGTTCTTCTTACTCTTGAAAGATATGTTGGTCATGAAAAGATGATGGCAATCTTGAAAGAATATTACAATGAGTTTAAATACAAGCATCCGAATGCGGCAGATTTCATTTCGATTGTCCAGAATAACTGCAATGAAGATATGAGTTGGTTCTTCGATGAATTTTATAAATCTCCTAAATATTTCGATTATAAAATAACTTCTATCAAGCAGAATTCATCAGACGAATATGAAGTATTGGCTGAACGTCTTGGCGATGGATCATTTAAAAATGATATTGCGCTCTATACGGATAAGGACACATTGTACCAGAAATGGGATGGAACAGAGCGATGGAAACTTTTAAAATTTAGAACGAAAAATAAAGTTATTGCCGCAGAAATTGATCCTCAAAGAAAGAATTTACTTGATATAAATTTCGCAAATAATTCATTTACTGTTGAGCCGCGTGTGTGGGCTTCGTTATCGCTCGTAATCCGTTTATTCTTTTGGATTCAAAATGCACTTGTACTGTTGGGAAGCATAGGATGA